The Cetobacterium sp. 8H DNA window AGAGAAACTCTTTTGATGAGACTTCTGAGACCAAAAAAAATTATAGGAATAGAACGAAAATATAATAACACTTTAAAACTTATTGATATCGTTATAAAAAAGCAGGAACACCTTAGAGAAAATGGAATAGAGATATTAAAATACTTTAAAATTTCTGAACCAAACTGTATCTATGATATCCATTTAAATAAACATGACAAATATAAAAACTTTATTAAAAAGAAACCTTTAATCCTATATAATGGTCTCGCATCTACTAAATCAAGAAGTATTAGCCCAGATGATGAAAAAATGATTTTGGATAACCTTTCAAATATACGTTGGGCTGATATTAAAAAAATTGAACATGAAAATTCTATTTTAGATCTTTGTAGTCTCATTAAAAAAGCTGATTTAGTTATAACTGTAGACACTGGAATTACACATATCGCCTCAGCTTTTGATATTCCTATTATTGTTCACAAAAGTAATAGCAGCGTTTTTCCTAAGAGTTCTCTTGCTATTGAACAAAGTTTTTATGACAAAGATTTAAATAAGACTGTAGAAGAGATGTTGGAATATATCCATACTATCTCAGCATAAGGAGTGATTTTAATGAGTACAGAAAAGAAAAATATTCTTATTATAGAAGATGATCCTAAAATCAGACGATATCTAGAGTTAGAACTAATCCATGAAGGGTATAATGTCGAACTTGCACCAAATGGCAAGGTTGGGCTAACTCTTTTTAGAGAAAACTCTTATTCTTTAATACTTTTAGACCTGATGATGCCTGAAATTAGTGGAGAAGAAGTGTGCAAAATAATAAGAACTGAGTCTAATATCCCTATTTTGATTTTAACTGCAAAAGATGAAACTTTTAGTAAAATTGAACTTTTGGATTTGGGAGCTGATGACTATATCACAAAACCCTTCATCATTGGAGAACTTCTAGCTAGAATGAGGGTTATCTTTAGAAATAAAAATATTTTTTACGATAAAAAAATAATTAAATTTGGAGAAATCTCTCTTAATTTAAATTCAAAAGAGGTCTTTTTACATGATGTAGCTGTTCCTCTAACGAAAACTGAATATAATCTTTTACACTATCTTCTGTTAAATAAAGGTCTTGTTCTATCTAGAGAACAGATTCTTGAAAACGTTTGGGGACACGATTATTTTGGAGAAGGAAAAATTGTTGATATGTATATCAAATCTCTTCGAAAAAAATTAGACCCAGAAAATAGCTACATAAAGACTATCCGTGGATTTGGTTATACTATAAAAAAGGAGGCTGAAAATTGATAAGTTTATCGAGCACTTTGAAAAAAAATTACATCAAACTTATAATTCTTTTTACTATTCTACTTATTGTTTCACTTGCTGTAACCGGAAAGTACTTAATAAATACTTCCAAGCTACACCTGCGTAATGCCATGAGTTTCTTAACCTATGAAATTGGTGATGAACCTAGTTCTAACACTTTAAAAATTTTTACAGATAACTTAGTTAATAATGATTTTAAAGTTGAAAATCCAATTCTAAATGATTTAAAAGTTGTAATTAAGTATAAAGATTACATCTATTCTGAGAATGAAAATAAAGAAATATTAGATATTGCTAAAGATAATAAGGTTGAAAATTTTAACTTTTATGAATACCTTATCCTTTCAAATAATATAAAAAATAAAGATGGTGAAATATATAAGGTTATGTTGATTAAAGATTTAAAACCTGAAAAAAAATTCTTCTTTAATATTGTTAAAATTTTTATGGGTGGGCTTATCCTTTGTATTATTATATCTGCTATTATAGTTGAACATCTGTTAAAAAAAATAAGCAAACAACTTATAACTTTGGAAAATATCAATTCAAATATAACTTTAGAAAATTTAGAGATTCTCAAACCGGTGAATCAGTTCAAAGAGTTTGACAATATATGGGGTTCATATGAACGAATGCTAAAAAGACTAGATGAACAGAACAAAAAACAGATTGAATTTGTACACAACGCCTCTCACGAATTAAAAACACCTATTTTTATAATCGGTGGTTATATAGATATGATAAAACGTTGGGGACAAAACGACCCTGACATTTTAAATGAAGCTTTAAATTCTATTGGTGAAGAAACTAAAGCTATGGCTACACTTATTGAAAAGCTTCTTTTTATAGCTAAGGAAGGAGATATCAAATCCGAAAAAAGTGAAATAGAACTCTCTGAAATAATAGTCAATACCATCTCTTCTTTAAGAATACTATATCCTAAATCTACAATAAATTTTGAACCTAACTATACTATTATTAAATCTGATGAAGGGCTTGTTAAACTACTGATTAGAAATATCTTAGAAAATGCTATAAAATATGGTGATAACAAACCTATTGATATCACTTTAAACTGCAATAATATTAAAAATAGAACTACTTTATGTATTCAAGACCATGGTATTGGAATGTCATCTGAAGAACTTATACATATATATGATCGTTTTTATAGAGTAAATAAATCTCGTAGTAAAGAGATTTCAGGGCACGGCTTAGGAATGACTATTGTTAAAAGAATTTTAAATCTTATCGATGCAGATATTACTATTGATAGCCAACTAAATATTGGAACTAGTGTCACTATATTTTTTCAAAACTAAATAAACAAAAATTTTAAAAGGATTTCTTTAATTTTAATCGAATAACAGGACTGTAATTTAAAATTACACAAGCTTTTAAGAAATTTTTCAATTAAAGCGTAGGAGGTTTTATTATGTTACACAGAAGAAAAAATGGAGAAGAGAAAGAAAAGGAGTATATGTTTACCCCAGATAATTCAACGACACCATTATTTGGAAGTTCTGAAGCGAGCCATATTTTACCGAGGGAAACTATAAATGAAAAGGCTATCAATCCCAACATTGCATACCAATTAATATCTGATGAAATGATGCATGATGGAAATCCTAGATACAATCTTTGTACTTTTGTTCAAACATATATGGAACCTGAAGCAAAACAAGTTATGGTAGATGCAATTGCTACAAATGCCATTGATAAAGCTGAATATCCACAGACAACAGAAGTAGAAAAAAGATGCGTAAATATTATTTCAGATTTATGGAATGCTCCTAAAGATGAAGAATATATGGGTACATCAACAGTTGGTTCATCTGAAGCATGTATGCTTGGTGGAATGGCTATGAAATTTAGATGGAGAAAAAGAGCTCAAGCTTTAGGAATAGACATAAATGCAAAAAAACCAAATCTTATCGTGAGTTCAGGATTCCAAGTTGTTTGGGAAAAATTCTGTGTATATTGGGATGTTGAAATAAGAGAAATTCCTATGAAATCTTTAGATGAGTTATACTTAGATCCTAAGGCTGCTGTAGCTGCGTGTGACGAGTATACAATCGGTATCGTTCCTATTATGGGTATAACATATACTGGTACTTTTGATGATATTGTAGCTCTTGATAAAGAGGTAGAAGAATATAATAAAACAGCTAAAATATCGGTACCAATTCACGTGGATGCTGCATCTGGAGGATTATACTTACCATTTGTAAATCCTGAATTGGTTTGGGACTTTAGACTTAAAAACGTTATTTCGATAAGTACATCAGGACATAAATTTGGATTAGTATATCCTGGACTTGGTTGGGTAATGTGGAGAGATAAACAATATCTACCTGAAGAATTACTATTCAAAGTAGCATATTTAGGTGCATTTGAACCTACATTCCAAATTAACTTCTCAAGACCTGGAAGTCAAATCTGGGCTCAATACTACAACTTCGTAAGATGGGGTAGAGAGGGTTATAAAGCTGTACATGAAAAATCAAGAGATGTAGGATTATTCCTAACAAAAGGATTAGAAAAATTAGAAATATTTAAAATATTAAACTCTGGAGAGAATATTCCAATAGTATGTTGGATGTTAAAAGCTGATGAAAAAAGAGCATGGACAGAGTATGATTTAGCAGATAGATTAAGATACTACGGTTGGCAACTACCTGCTTATCCACTTCCTAAAAATCTGGAAGATGTATCTATAATGAGAGTTGTAGTAAGAGCTGACCAAAGTATGGAACAGATATCATTACTACTTAAAGACATGAAAGATTCAATCGATTATCTAAATGAACATGTGACAGTTAAAAAAGATATTCAAAAAACAGAAGATACTGTAGTTGGATACTCTCATAATGAAAAAAGATATAAAAAATAATAGTTGTTTATACTAAATAATTTTTAGTATGGCCCCCTCTTAAATGTAAATTATTTACAATAAAAGAGGGGGTTTTTATTATAAATAAAAAGGACAGACAATTTACTTCTTGTAGAATATCTTGTAAAAGCAATTAAAATATTTATACGAGGTGATTTTTATGACGGAAACATCCGCTAACAAACTCGGCTTTTGGAGCATATTTTTTTTGGGGATAAATTCAATTATTGGATCTGGAATTTTTCTTCTTCCAAGTAAAGCTTATGCTGACGTTGGAGTTGCAAGTATTGTTGTAATTATTATCAACGCCATTTTAGCTCTCTGTTTAGCTCTTTGTTTTGCTGAAACTTCAAGCATTTTTGATAAAAATGGTTCTTCCTTTGTCTATGCTAAAGAAGCTTTTGGAAATTTTGTCGGATTTGAGATTGGTATGTTTGCTTGGTTTATTGGGATTGTTAGTTGGGCTGCAGAAATCCAAGGTTTCCTGACCACATTAGGCGGTTTATATCCCAGTTTTTTAGATCCCTATTACAATAAATTAGCCGTTATTGGAATTGGAATCTTTTTAGGTCTTTTGAATTATTTAGGTATAAAATTCTCTAAGATATTAAATAATGTGATTACGGTTAGTAAGTTAGTTCCGTTATTTCTTTTTATTTTAATTGGGATTTTCTTCATTAATTTTTCCGATTTCACACCTTTAATCCCAAAAATAAGTCAGGGTCTTTCAACTGGAAATTTAGGTGTTGCAACCCTAGTTATATTCTATGCTTTTACTGGATTTGATCTTTTAGCTGTAGCTGCTGAAGACATGGATAATCCTACCAAAAACCTACCTAAGGCTATTATTTCGGTTATGATCTTTTGTTCTGTTTTTTACCTTCTAATTATGGTGCTATGCATTGGCCTTTTAGGCGATAAACTTGCTACAAGTACTCTTCCTATTGCTGCTGCTACAGCTTCTGTATTTGGTAAATCAGGATTTTTATTTATAATTTTTGCGACTCTAATCTCTATTGGAGGTATTACTATCGCTCTATCTTTTATTGCTCCTAGATCAGTTCAAGCTCTTGCAGACAATAATTATCTACCTTCAATTTTTAATAAAAAAGGAAGATTTGGAACTGCTGGTTTTGCAATTCTTATAACAACTGCTATCACTGTTTCTCTTGCACTTTATGGAAACTTTATATTTCTTGCTAGTTTAACAGTTATTGCTCGTTTAATTGAATTTATCTCCACAGCTATGTCTGTTTTAGTTTTTAGAAAAAGAAAAATGAAAGCACTATATAAAATTCCACTAGGACCAATCATTCCATTGACAGCAATTGTTTTATCTATCTGGCTACTATATCAGTCATCTTTAGAAAAAATAATTTTTATTCTTATCGGTTTTTTCATTGGATATCTTTTTTATATTTTTTATGCAAAAAAACAATTAAAAAAGGAGTAAAGCTTTACTCCTTTTTACTATTTATATTAAATAATCTTTCAAATTTAAATTCGTTCTCTAAAAAAACCGATACAATATCTGGATCAAAACTTATTCCACTATCATTTTTTATAATCTCTATAGCTTTGTCATGAGAGAATCCTTCTTTATAAACTCTTTTTTGTCTCAAAGCATCATATACATCCACAACGGATACAATTCTTGCTTCTAAAGGTATTTTTTCTGCTTTCAAGCCCTTTGGATAACCTTTCCCATTCCACTTTTCATGGTGATATCTTGCTATATTTTCACCCATACTACTTATTCCAGATTTCTTTATAATTTCATAGCCTATCTCTGAGTGAGCTTTTATAGCTTCAAACTCCTCTTCTGTAAGTTTTCCAGGCTTTTTCAAGACATTTCTATCTATCCCTATTTTCCCAACATCATGTAAAGATGCAACTTTCCCAATTTCTTCACAGAATTTCTTACTACATCCAAGTTTATTGGCCAATAATTCAGAATATAGATTCAACCTCTTTATATGATTTCCAGTCTCACTATCATTGTATTGGTTAACTGTTTCTAAAGCCCCTACAAGTGACATCATAAATTTTTCATACCTTCTTTTTTCTCTCGATTCTTTTTTTGCTCTCATCATTAAAAACATACTAAAGAAAAGCATTCCTAAAGATGCCACAACTAATTTACGGTAGTCATTAACCTCATAAGTATTTTGAAGCCAATATATATTTTTGCTCATATTTTCATTTAAAAAACTCACCGATATATCTTTTATGGCTTCATACAACTCTTGATTTTTTGGATTTACAGACATTGCCAAACTATATTTTTCATCTATTATTCCTGCAATCTTTAGATTGTCGTTATAATTTCCATTGTAAAGTTTATTAGATAGAGATTTATAATCTTCTATTCCATAATCAGCCTCTCTATTTATAACCTTTTGTAAAGCCTCATCCAAAGTATTTACATATACAAAGTTTTCTTCTGTTAAAAACTTTTTTAAATACTCTATATAAAAACTGCCTTTTACAACAGCGAATCTCTCTTTTCTAGCCTCTAAGATATTTGTTATAAATCCATCTTTCTTCCTATTAAAAATAACTGGGGTTATTGTATAGTATGGATTACTGTATAATTTATCACTTTTAAAATCGATTACTGATGTTACATTTATATCTTTATCTTCTAAAGCTTCATCTTTTGAACTGTGAACTTTTTCAATTTTAATTCCCAAAATTTGCTGTATATCATTTAAATACTCTGATATAATTCCTTTTTCTCGACCATTCTCTATATAAAATAGTGGATATTTAGTTTTTTCCATTGGAAACAAAACTTTTATTTCTTTTCCATATAAATTCGAATATTTTTCTCCAAATTTATCCTTATAAAATTCAACACGTGATAAATTTATCATCTCTTTTAATTTTTGAGAAGAAATCCTTTCGAAGTTTCTTTTTAAAATTTTATAAAGTTTTTCATTACTTCTAGGCACTGCTAAGGTTGTAACCATTTGATCAATTCTATTCAAATGAATCATATTCAATCTCTCTGAAAATCCATATTGATTATCGGATACAAAGGCATCAATCTCTCCATTTTTTAACATCTCTAAACCGTTTTCCCTAGTCTTTATGTCTATTATTTGAGTATTTAAATAATCATATTTTTCTCTAAACAAACCATCTAAATAAGTACCTTTTATAACACCTATTTTTTTTTGATAAAAATTATTTATATCTTCATAATCCTTATTTTTAAAATACATATCTGCTTTGAGGTAAAAAAAAGTCGGAATAAAAAAATATTTTTTTCTTCTTTCTTCATTCTCAACTAGATCCATTATAAGGATATCTTTTCCTCTTTCCATATCCAATATCAAGTTCGTATCTAGCTCTTTTACAGTTAAATCTAGCCCCTCATTTCTATTAATATCTTCAAATATCCTTGGATATAACCCTTTTGATAGACCATCTTTTTTATAGAAAAAGAAACTATTCTCGTTTTCAAGCAATACTACATTTTCACTAGCAAATAAACTTATTGTAGCTAATAAGTACAACAGCAGCTTTTTCATTTTCTATTTTCTCCCTAATGTAAGTTTTTTTCATTATACTATAATTTTAATGAAAAAGTAATCAGAAAAAGATTAATTTTAGTTCCACGGATTAAATTGACAAATTTTGAAAGATAATATATTATTAAAGCATAGAAACAGGATTAATTTTTCTTAAAGAAAAAAGAAAATCTAATTTGTTTCCGTATATTTTTAAAGATGTACAAAAAAAATTGAACTTAATTTTTTAAAAAAACATAAATTTTTAGGAGGTTTCCAAATGGCAGTTAAAGTAGCGATTAATGGATTCGGAAGAATTGGAAGATTAGCATTAAGATTAATGATCAACAACCCAGAGTTTGAGGTAGTAGCAATAAATGACTTAACAGACGCAAAAACTCTTGCTCACCTTTTCAAATATGACTCAGCACAAGGTAGATTTAATGGAACTATCGAAGTTATCGACGGTGGATTCTCAGTAAATGGGAAAGAAATTAAAGTTTTAGCTGATAGAGACCCTAAAAACTTACCATGGGGAGAATTAAACGTAGACATCGTTCTTGAGTGTACTGGATTCTTCACATCACAAGAGAAAGCTGGACTTCACTTAGAAGCTGGAGCTAAAAAAGTAGTTATCTCTGCACCTGCAACTGGAGATATCAAAACTGTTGTATTCAACGTTAACCAAAATATCTTAGATGGTTCTGAGACAGTAATTTCAGGAGCTTCTTGTACAACAAACTGTTTAGCACCAATGGCTAAAGTTTTAAATGATAGCTTTGGAATCGTAGAAGGATTAATGACTACAATTCATGCATATACAAATGACCAAAACACATTAGATGGACCACATGCTAAAGGAGATTTAAGAAGAGCTAGAGCTGCTACTGCTAACATCGTTCCTAACACAACTGGAGCTGCAAAAGCAATCGGACTTGTAATCCCTGCATTAGCTGGAAAATTAGATGGAGCTGCTCAAAGAGTACCAGTAATAACTGGATCATTAACTGAGTTAGTAACTGTTTTAGATAAAAAAGTTACTGTTGAAGAAATCAACGCTGCTATGAAAGCTGCTGCTAACGAATCATTCGGATATACTGAAGAGCAATTAGTATCTTCTGATATCATCGGAATAGAGTTTGGATCATTATTTGATGCTACTCAAACAAGAGTTATGACAGTTGGAGATAAGCAATTAGTTAAAACTGTATCTTGGTATGATAATGAGATGTCTTATACAGCTCAATTAATCAGAACATTAAAATATTTCGTAGAGTTATCTAAGTAATTCACGAATAAAACAGAATAAACAGAATAGCGGAACTAAAAGGTTCCGCTATTTTTTTAAAGAAATATAAATAATTCATAATAGATTTGATTCTTTTAGGAGGTTTAAAAAATGGCAAAGAAAATAGTAACAGATTTAAAC harbors:
- a CDS encoding APC family permease, coding for MTETSANKLGFWSIFFLGINSIIGSGIFLLPSKAYADVGVASIVVIIINAILALCLALCFAETSSIFDKNGSSFVYAKEAFGNFVGFEIGMFAWFIGIVSWAAEIQGFLTTLGGLYPSFLDPYYNKLAVIGIGIFLGLLNYLGIKFSKILNNVITVSKLVPLFLFILIGIFFINFSDFTPLIPKISQGLSTGNLGVATLVIFYAFTGFDLLAVAAEDMDNPTKNLPKAIISVMIFCSVFYLLIMVLCIGLLGDKLATSTLPIAAATASVFGKSGFLFIIFATLISIGGITIALSFIAPRSVQALADNNYLPSIFNKKGRFGTAGFAILITTAITVSLALYGNFIFLASLTVIARLIEFISTAMSVLVFRKRKMKALYKIPLGPIIPLTAIVLSIWLLYQSSLEKIIFILIGFFIGYLFYIFYAKKQLKKE
- a CDS encoding transporter substrate-binding domain-containing protein, with the translated sequence MKKLLLYLLATISLFASENVVLLENENSFFFYKKDGLSKGLYPRIFEDINRNEGLDLTVKELDTNLILDMERGKDILIMDLVENEERRKKYFFIPTFFYLKADMYFKNKDYEDINNFYQKKIGVIKGTYLDGLFREKYDYLNTQIIDIKTRENGLEMLKNGEIDAFVSDNQYGFSERLNMIHLNRIDQMVTTLAVPRSNEKLYKILKRNFERISSQKLKEMINLSRVEFYKDKFGEKYSNLYGKEIKVLFPMEKTKYPLFYIENGREKGIISEYLNDIQQILGIKIEKVHSSKDEALEDKDINVTSVIDFKSDKLYSNPYYTITPVIFNRKKDGFITNILEARKERFAVVKGSFYIEYLKKFLTEENFVYVNTLDEALQKVINREADYGIEDYKSLSNKLYNGNYNDNLKIAGIIDEKYSLAMSVNPKNQELYEAIKDISVSFLNENMSKNIYWLQNTYEVNDYRKLVVASLGMLFFSMFLMMRAKKESREKRRYEKFMMSLVGALETVNQYNDSETGNHIKRLNLYSELLANKLGCSKKFCEEIGKVASLHDVGKIGIDRNVLKKPGKLTEEEFEAIKAHSEIGYEIIKKSGISSMGENIARYHHEKWNGKGYPKGLKAEKIPLEARIVSVVDVYDALRQKRVYKEGFSHDKAIEIIKNDSGISFDPDIVSVFLENEFKFERLFNINSKKE
- a CDS encoding cell wall metabolism sensor histidine kinase WalK, whose amino-acid sequence is MISLSSTLKKNYIKLIILFTILLIVSLAVTGKYLINTSKLHLRNAMSFLTYEIGDEPSSNTLKIFTDNLVNNDFKVENPILNDLKVVIKYKDYIYSENENKEILDIAKDNKVENFNFYEYLILSNNIKNKDGEIYKVMLIKDLKPEKKFFFNIVKIFMGGLILCIIISAIIVEHLLKKISKQLITLENINSNITLENLEILKPVNQFKEFDNIWGSYERMLKRLDEQNKKQIEFVHNASHELKTPIFIIGGYIDMIKRWGQNDPDILNEALNSIGEETKAMATLIEKLLFIAKEGDIKSEKSEIELSEIIVNTISSLRILYPKSTINFEPNYTIIKSDEGLVKLLIRNILENAIKYGDNKPIDITLNCNNIKNRTTLCIQDHGIGMSSEELIHIYDRFYRVNKSRSKEISGHGLGMTIVKRILNLIDADITIDSQLNIGTSVTIFFQN
- a CDS encoding response regulator transcription factor, with translation MSTEKKNILIIEDDPKIRRYLELELIHEGYNVELAPNGKVGLTLFRENSYSLILLDLMMPEISGEEVCKIIRTESNIPILILTAKDETFSKIELLDLGADDYITKPFIIGELLARMRVIFRNKNIFYDKKIIKFGEISLNLNSKEVFLHDVAVPLTKTEYNLLHYLLLNKGLVLSREQILENVWGHDYFGEGKIVDMYIKSLRKKLDPENSYIKTIRGFGYTIKKEAEN
- a CDS encoding glutamate decarboxylase; protein product: MLHRRKNGEEKEKEYMFTPDNSTTPLFGSSEASHILPRETINEKAINPNIAYQLISDEMMHDGNPRYNLCTFVQTYMEPEAKQVMVDAIATNAIDKAEYPQTTEVEKRCVNIISDLWNAPKDEEYMGTSTVGSSEACMLGGMAMKFRWRKRAQALGIDINAKKPNLIVSSGFQVVWEKFCVYWDVEIREIPMKSLDELYLDPKAAVAACDEYTIGIVPIMGITYTGTFDDIVALDKEVEEYNKTAKISVPIHVDAASGGLYLPFVNPELVWDFRLKNVISISTSGHKFGLVYPGLGWVMWRDKQYLPEELLFKVAYLGAFEPTFQINFSRPGSQIWAQYYNFVRWGREGYKAVHEKSRDVGLFLTKGLEKLEIFKILNSGENIPIVCWMLKADEKRAWTEYDLADRLRYYGWQLPAYPLPKNLEDVSIMRVVVRADQSMEQISLLLKDMKDSIDYLNEHVTVKKDIQKTEDTVVGYSHNEKRYKK
- a CDS encoding glycosyltransferase family 9 protein translates to MKLMKRLSFAISKLLIDKKRNFKTVGNKILVNDCQKIGNYLFKTPMIKGLALKGYEVYILGSKSTLEMANENPYIKEVIIDNSYRKKSSDIFRNIKTALKYRDFFDYYIESVGSMYIRETLLMRLLRPKKIIGIERKYNNTLKLIDIVIKKQEHLRENGIEILKYFKISEPNCIYDIHLNKHDKYKNFIKKKPLILYNGLASTKSRSISPDDEKMILDNLSNIRWADIKKIEHENSILDLCSLIKKADLVITVDTGITHIASAFDIPIIVHKSNSSVFPKSSLAIEQSFYDKDLNKTVEEMLEYIHTISA
- the gap gene encoding type I glyceraldehyde-3-phosphate dehydrogenase encodes the protein MAVKVAINGFGRIGRLALRLMINNPEFEVVAINDLTDAKTLAHLFKYDSAQGRFNGTIEVIDGGFSVNGKEIKVLADRDPKNLPWGELNVDIVLECTGFFTSQEKAGLHLEAGAKKVVISAPATGDIKTVVFNVNQNILDGSETVISGASCTTNCLAPMAKVLNDSFGIVEGLMTTIHAYTNDQNTLDGPHAKGDLRRARAATANIVPNTTGAAKAIGLVIPALAGKLDGAAQRVPVITGSLTELVTVLDKKVTVEEINAAMKAAANESFGYTEEQLVSSDIIGIEFGSLFDATQTRVMTVGDKQLVKTVSWYDNEMSYTAQLIRTLKYFVELSK